In the Candidatus Alcyoniella australis genome, TACTACGAGCTGGACCAGGACGATTTTCACATCGACCGCGAGCAGCTGGCCGACTCTGTGCAACAGCGCGCCGGGCTCGTGGCGCTACGACTGGTCAAGTCGCCGCTGTCCGCCACGCTGTGGAGCAAATACATCTACGATCCGCTCAAGAGCTTCCGCGAAAACGGGCGCTACGTACGACCCTTTGACGAGGGTCCCGTTGGCGCGAGGTTGCTTGATATCAAGGTGCATAACATGTACGGCACGCCGCTGGACGCCTTTAAATCGGGCGAGACCCTGTTGATCAGCGCCAAGATCGAGGTCCGCGGCCGCACCGGCGTGGTGTTCCGCGCGACGTTCGAGGATGATCTGGGGAACTGTGTGGCCAGGGTCGACTTGCCGTTGGCCGACCCGCAGGGGCTCAACGATCTCGAGCTGACCTTCGGCATGCTCAACCTGGGCGCCGGGACCTACGATCTGACCTTGGGCCTGTGGGACCGCGACAAGCCCTCGCCGCTGCCTCCGGTACCACTCGACGTCCACGAGCCGGCGGTCCAACTGGTGGTGGGCAACGATAAGCCCGGACTCAGCGGGCCGGTCTATCTGCCTTACTCGGTCCGCTTCTAAGATCAACTGCCGGCTGATTTACATTCAACCGGCACTGTGTTAGTTAGCTTTTTCAGTCGCGCGAGTCTCCCTGCGCGATCGACCTCTTCCAGACCGCCTTACAGGAGCTTTCACCATGAGCGAGCGCATGAAGATCGTCGCTGCCAGCGGTAAGATTTTCCAGATGATTCTGCTCGACAACGAGGACGATCTCGCGGTCCACGGGGCCGACCTGATCGCCAAAACGATCGAGGATAAGAACGGGAATGCCGTGCTTTGCTTCGCCACCGGGTCGACGCCGTTGCCGGTCTACCGCGAGCTGATCCGTCGTTATCAAGCCAAACAGATCAGCTTTGCCAAGGTTCACGCATTTATGCTCGACGAGTACATCGGACTGGGCCCGGACGACCCGAACTCTTTCCGATACTATATGTCTCAGAAACTGTTCTCGCAGATCGACATCCCCGAAGACCAAGTGCACTGCTACAGCGGACCGGTAGAGGACCACATGCAGAGCTGCTTCCGCTACGAGCGGGCGATCAAGGAGCTGGGCGGGATCGACATGATGCTGCTGGGGATCGGCCGTAACGGGCACATCGCATTCAACGAGCCGGGCTGCACGATCGACTCGCGTTGTCGACTGATCAAGCTCACCGACGACACGCGTCGGGCCAACGCGCGCTTTTTTGAAAGCCTCGATCAGGTGCCGCAACACGCGCTGTCGATGGGCATCGGCAACATCCTCGAGGTCAAACAACTGATGATGATGGCCACCGGATCGAGCAAGTCCGAGGCGGTGTTCAACATGCTGCGCGGACCGGTCGACTCGATGGTTCCGGCCTCTTCCCTGCAAATGTACAATGGCGAGTGCCACCTGCTGATCGACCGCGCCGCATCGACCGAGCTGCTTGAATATCGCCTAGACCAGAGCCGCAAATCCAATCCGGTCTAGCGTCGCGGACATCCGGCAGGCAGTCCCTGATCCATTAACCTCTGCGCGATAATCTCGGCCACTATCCGATGGCCGGCGTGCGACGGATGGCAGCCGTCGAGAAACAGCTGATCAATTGTCAGGCCGGACTGTTCAGCGCGCTGCGCGAGCAACGGCAACATGTCGATGACAGGCACCCCGCGCTCCCCGGCGTATTCGATCATCCGTAGTTGCGGCTCGTTCATCTGTTGCATGTCCTGAAACTGGATCGTGAACGGGAAGACCACGATCAACAGCGCAATCTCGCGCTCCTTGCAAAGCCTGACGATGCCGTCGACGTTGGCAAGGGTCTCGGCCCAGGCCTTTTTCACGAGGGGATCGTTGGGGTTGCGAATCAGGTCGCGGATCTGTAACAGCTGTTGCTGCTGTGCGCCGCGTTGCACATCCTCGCCCAAGCGGATGCGCGCACTGAGCCGGCGTGCAAAATACATCAGGCCGCTTATGTTGCACAGCCGATCGGTAAGCGAGACGTAGCTTTGCATCAGCTGGAAGCCGACTCCCGTTCCGCCGTAACGGGTCAGCACGTATTTCTCCACAACGTCGTTGAGCACGAATCCCAGCACCACCAGATCCGGGTCGTACTTCAACCCCTCGCGCTGTAGGTAGATCAGCTCCTGCCAAGGCGAATAGCCGTCCACTCCGGCGTTGATCGTCTGCACCCGGCAGTCCGGTGACTGCGCGAGCAGCCGTTGGACTTGGTAGGCGAAGGTGTACCCGTATGAACGGATGCCGTAGCCGAAGGTCAGCGAATCGCCCAGGTAGAGTATGCGCTTGACGCCCACGGGCTTTGCGTATTCCAGCTCCGGACCGCGCAATCCCTTGGCGTTGATCCGCACATCGACCCTGGCCCACGTATCAACGGCGCCGGGGCGCAGCTTCCAGCCCAGCTCGTGGTCGGGCAAAAAGATCGTTGTCTTGCGCGCGAACTGGGCAAAGGGTCGCAAATAGAGCTCGGAAACCATCAGTGGAACGAGCAGTGCGGCAACGAACAACAACAGGTCGAGCGATCTTTTACGCTCAAACAACCAAGCTCCAATACGCAATCGCCCGATTAACCGTGCAATCAACAGCAAGGACAGTCCGCTCAGCGCCAATCCGATGATGCTGGGCACCAGTTGTGTCAATTGCGGTACAATCACGCCGGAGGGCAACACGGCGCGCAGCAACCACGGGTTGTACAACAGCGCCGCCACTAAAAGCAGCAGGCCGCAGCTTGTAAGAGTAGTTGATGCCAGTCGTTGTTGTGCGGTTGGTTCCATCAGCATTCCGGAGGATCAATTGCCGACGAATATAGCAGATTTTATCGCCTCAACCGCATTGCTGCTGTTGCTGGCTTGTCTGGCGATCCCAGGCTGCTCGGGCGACCAGGATGATGACGACGATGACGGATACGATGGTGACGACATTGATCTGTCCGCTGTCGACGACTGGACATACTGGCTTTCCGATATCGATCTACTCGAACTGGGGAACAGCGCCTTTGACCTGGCGGTGATCGATTATTCGCAGGGCGGCGAGGAGTCCGGCGAATGGAGCCCTGAACAGATCGCCGATCTACGCGCCTCTGCGGGCGGCGACAAGTTGGCGCTGGCCTATCTCAGCATAGGCGAGGCCGAGGATTATCGCTTCTACTGGGATCAAGACTGGCTCGACCAACCCCCGGATTGGCTCGGACCGGAGAATCCGGACTGGACCGGAAATTACAAGGTGCGCTATTGGATGGACGGCTGGCAGCGGCTGATTCTCGGGCAAAACGGCTACCTGGAACGGATCATGGATATGGGCTTCGACGGAGTGTACCTCGACATCATCGACGCCTATGAATTCTGGGGTCCCGAGGGACTCGACCAAAAAGACGATGCGGCGGATCAGATGGTCCGCTTCGTCGATCGTATCGCGCAACAGGCCAGGCAGGTCAACCCGGATTTTATTGTATTGGGACAAAACGGCCTGGAACTGGCTGAGCTCGAGCCAGAGTACCTGGAGATAATCGACGGTGTGGGCGCGGAGGATACGTTCTTTGACGGCGACGACCCACAGCCTGCTGACGACGTTGAGTGGACTGTTGAACTGCTCGATCTGTACCTACAGCGTGGGCTGATCGTGCTGGCGATTGATTACTGTCGAAAGAGCGACAACGTCGATCGGTTTTATCGGATGGCATTGGAACACGGGTACGTGCCGTACAGCTCGCAACGTGACCTGGAACAGCTGACGATCGACCTGGGACACGAACCTGATTGATAAACCCGTCGGCCTTACTGGGGCTCGATCAGTCCGATGCCGCGCAGGGTCTCGCTGTCCTCAGGGTCGGTGATCCCCAGCACCAGGCTGTTTTGAGTGCTCTCCAGCGATGTGATCTCGATCGCGATCTCAAACGATCCTTCGCCCGCCACAAGCTCCTGGTCGCAGGCGTAACGCTCGAAGTTGCCGGTCAGACCGATCGACACGCCGCTGGGACCCTCCCAGAAATAGGAGCCGCGCAATAAATACTTCTGGGTCGATGTGACCGGCCAATCGGTCCCCTCGAACCCCTGTACGTTGAACTCGAAATCGCCGTATGTGCGCTCAAGGCCGGCGACATCCCAGGCGGTGTATTGATAGATGATCACCTCGGTGCCGCTCAGATCCAGCGCGCAGTCCTCGATGACGACATCTTCCTGTTCAACGTCGTTCTCAGCGCACGCCGCAGTCATCAACAACAGTAGTACGATTACCAACAGTCGGTTGCGCATGGATCACTCCTGGGCTTTACGCGCGATCACGGACATGCTGTCGCCAAAGTTCACGGGCAGCACGATTCGGTTGAGCAATTTTATCATTTTATCGGGGCGGCGTCGGCGCCAGATCGGGGTGCCCAGCGAACGGGCGAGACGTTCGACCAGATAGTCCAGGGTGTAGAAGTTGGTCTCGTGGCTAACGTGTTCCACACTGAATCCGCTTTGGCTCAACATTTTCGAAAGGGTGGTCACCGAGAAAAACTCGAGCACCTCCGGCAGTGTGTAGATGTGCCAAAATTGGCCGCACAGCCGCGCAAAAGCGCTGCCCACGTCGCCGGCGACGATGTTAATCACGCCGCCGGGCTTGAGCAGCTGATGCACTCTTTCCAGCAGCAGGGCGGGCTGCGGAAGGTGTTCGAGGAATCCCCAACAGATCACGCTATCGAAGCTGAGCTTGGGCAAATCGAGGGTGAAAAAGTCGTTGCAGAAAACCTGCTGATGTCCGCGGGAACGCGCCAGCTCCACCGCGTAGCACGAGATGTCCACCCCGCAGATCTCCCACTGGGGACCGGCCACCTCGAAGATCAGTCCCGTGCCGCACCCCACGTCGAGCAACTTGCCGCCGGGCACGAAACGCTCGATCTTTATCAACCGCCGGACGAAGTTAATCCGGTCCTGCCGCAGGCACAGATTGAAGTCGAAATAGCCGTTCAGACCTCCGCCCTGGAAGTAGTCGCGGCCGTAGAGCTGTTCGAGCTGATCAACGGTCGGCTGATGGTCGGTGAATACCAGCCCGCATTCGCCGCATTCGAGCAGGCGATAGTTACCTTTGCGCAGACGTTCCCGGCGCGGCGTCTCAACGCGGCACAACGGGCAGATGCGCGATGGCGGCACAATGGGAACCTTCTGCGTCAATCCTCGTCCTGCCCTGTAAGCACGTTGTATTCCTCGGGCGTGTAAAATCGTAGCTCCCGGCCCGATCCCCAGAGGATCAGCACGGTCTTGCCAAGGTCGATGCGCAATGGTCCGACCGGTTGCAATCCAAGCTGAAGCAGGTCCGAATCATCGGATGGTTTCGCTCGATCCAGCACGCCGCTGTGTTTGACGCGCTGGTACAGACGGCTCAGCTCGCCCTGATCCAACGCCGAGCACAGCATCTTACGGTTATCGATGTGAATTACGGTCAGGGCCATCGGCCGATAATAGCACAGCCCGGCAGCCGGTCACGCGATTGCCGCGGATATCGCCGCATGTTATCTTTCGCCCACTCCAAGGAGGAATGATGCAGCCGGCGCAAGAGTTTAAAGGCACCAGCAAATATATCCTCGATCACGAGTTGGCCAAGATCGTCAACGTCAGCATCCGGCTGGAGATGCCGCTGCTGCTCAAGGGCGAGCCGGGCACGGGCAAGACCCTGCTGGCCCATGCCGTGGCCGAGGATCTGGGCATTCCGTTGATCGTGCTCAACGTCAAGTCCTCGATGAAGGCCGTCGACGCGCTCTACCTGTACGATACCTTGACCCGCCTCAACGACGCGCGCTTCGGCGACAGCCAGCGCGATGTGAGCAACATCGAGGATTACATTCGCATGGGCAAGATCGGCCAATCATTTACCGTCGATCATAAGGTCGTACTGCTGATCGACGAGATCGACAAGGCCGAGAGCGAGTTCCAGGACGACCTACTCGATGTTCTGGACCAGATGTCGTTCGACATCGTCGAGGTCGATCGCACGATCCACGCCCTCCATCGACCGGTGATCGTGATCACCTCCAATGCTAAAAAAGACCTCTCCGATCCTTTCCTGGGGCGCTGCAACTTCCATCACATCGCCTTTCCCGACTCGGAGTTCATGAGCAGGATCGTGTCCGCACACTTCCCGGACATCCCGCGCAAGCTCGCCAAACTCAGCATTGACGCGTTCTACCGTGTGCGCGAGATCCGCGGAATCGAAAAGAAGCCGAGCACGCGCGAGCTGATCAACTGGGTGCGAGCCCTGCTCGCGGAGCCGGATTTCGACGCCGATGTGCTCAAACGCGACTCCTCTTTGCCGTACCTCGGCGTGCTGTTCAAAAAGAGCCAGGACATGCAGATAGCTCGCAACGTTCTGGGGGACGACAGAAACTCTTAACGGGATGTTCATGCGTCTGATGAGCAACCGTATTAAACG is a window encoding:
- the nagB gene encoding glucosamine-6-phosphate deaminase, with translation MSERMKIVAASGKIFQMILLDNEDDLAVHGADLIAKTIEDKNGNAVLCFATGSTPLPVYRELIRRYQAKQISFAKVHAFMLDEYIGLGPDDPNSFRYYMSQKLFSQIDIPEDQVHCYSGPVEDHMQSCFRYERAIKELGGIDMMLLGIGRNGHIAFNEPGCTIDSRCRLIKLTDDTRRANARFFESLDQVPQHALSMGIGNILEVKQLMMMATGSSKSEAVFNMLRGPVDSMVPASSLQMYNGECHLLIDRAASTELLEYRLDQSRKSNPV
- a CDS encoding SGNH/GDSL hydrolase family protein; amino-acid sequence: MEPTAQQRLASTTLTSCGLLLLVAALLYNPWLLRAVLPSGVIVPQLTQLVPSIIGLALSGLSLLLIARLIGRLRIGAWLFERKRSLDLLLFVAALLVPLMVSELYLRPFAQFARKTTIFLPDHELGWKLRPGAVDTWARVDVRINAKGLRGPELEYAKPVGVKRILYLGDSLTFGYGIRSYGYTFAYQVQRLLAQSPDCRVQTINAGVDGYSPWQELIYLQREGLKYDPDLVVLGFVLNDVVEKYVLTRYGGTGVGFQLMQSYVSLTDRLCNISGLMYFARRLSARIRLGEDVQRGAQQQQLLQIRDLIRNPNDPLVKKAWAETLANVDGIVRLCKEREIALLIVVFPFTIQFQDMQQMNEPQLRMIEYAGERGVPVIDMLPLLAQRAEQSGLTIDQLFLDGCHPSHAGHRIVAEIIAQRLMDQGLPAGCPRR
- a CDS encoding endo alpha-1,4 polygalactosaminidase yields the protein MPTNIADFIASTALLLLLACLAIPGCSGDQDDDDDDGYDGDDIDLSAVDDWTYWLSDIDLLELGNSAFDLAVIDYSQGGEESGEWSPEQIADLRASAGGDKLALAYLSIGEAEDYRFYWDQDWLDQPPDWLGPENPDWTGNYKVRYWMDGWQRLILGQNGYLERIMDMGFDGVYLDIIDAYEFWGPEGLDQKDDAADQMVRFVDRIAQQARQVNPDFIVLGQNGLELAELEPEYLEIIDGVGAEDTFFDGDDPQPADDVEWTVELLDLYLQRGLIVLAIDYCRKSDNVDRFYRMALEHGYVPYSSQRDLEQLTIDLGHEPD
- a CDS encoding methyltransferase domain-containing protein, encoding MTQKVPIVPPSRICPLCRVETPRRERLRKGNYRLLECGECGLVFTDHQPTVDQLEQLYGRDYFQGGGLNGYFDFNLCLRQDRINFVRRLIKIERFVPGGKLLDVGCGTGLIFEVAGPQWEICGVDISCYAVELARSRGHQQVFCNDFFTLDLPKLSFDSVICWGFLEHLPQPALLLERVHQLLKPGGVINIVAGDVGSAFARLCGQFWHIYTLPEVLEFFSVTTLSKMLSQSGFSVEHVSHETNFYTLDYLVERLARSLGTPIWRRRRPDKMIKLLNRIVLPVNFGDSMSVIARKAQE
- a CDS encoding MoxR family ATPase — encoded protein: MQPAQEFKGTSKYILDHELAKIVNVSIRLEMPLLLKGEPGTGKTLLAHAVAEDLGIPLIVLNVKSSMKAVDALYLYDTLTRLNDARFGDSQRDVSNIEDYIRMGKIGQSFTVDHKVVLLIDEIDKAESEFQDDLLDVLDQMSFDIVEVDRTIHALHRPVIVITSNAKKDLSDPFLGRCNFHHIAFPDSEFMSRIVSAHFPDIPRKLAKLSIDAFYRVREIRGIEKKPSTRELINWVRALLAEPDFDADVLKRDSSLPYLGVLFKKSQDMQIARNVLGDDRNS